AGCTTACTGGCACATTGGCAAATTGATCGTGGAGCAAGAGCAGGTGGAGAAGACCGGGCGGAATATGGTAAAGAACTTATCAGGCAGTTGTCCGAGAAACTGTCAAATGAATATGGGAAAGGCTTTAATACGAGCAACCTGTGGTATATGCGCCAGTTTTACAGCACTTTTGAAAAACTCCACGCAGTGCGTGGAGAATTAAGTTGGACTCATTACCGCTTGCTTTTGAAGATTGAACAAGAGGAAACAAGACAGTTTTACATGGAAGAGGCCATAGAATGCAACTGGAGCACAAGAACACTGGAAAGACAAATCAACAGCTTGTATTTTGAGCGTATGCTGATGACCAGTGAGGAAGGACGGCCAAAAGTGAAAATAGAAGCTGAGGACAGGAAAGAACCAATGCAGGCCAAGCATATCATCAAAGACCCATACGTGCTTGAATTCTTAGACCTTAAAGCCAACACTGATTTTTACGAAAAGGAGCTGGAGCAGGCGATCATTGATCAGTTGCAAAATTTTTTACTGGAACTTGGAAAGGGCTTCTCCTTTGTAGCGCGGCAACAGCGTTTTACCACTGAAAGTGGAAAGCACTTTTACATTGATCTTGTATTTTATAACTATATCCTGAAATGCTTTTTGCTGATAGACCTGAAAACCGGAGAGCTGACCCATCAGGATATTGGTCAGATGGATATGTAAGTGAGATATTATGAAGATCAAGTGAGGCAGGAAAACGATAATCCGACCATTGGATTGATCCTGTGTTCAGAAAGGGACAAGACTATTGTGAAGTATAGCCTGCTGAATGAAAGCCGGCAACTTTTTGCTTCCAGATACAAAACATACCTGCCCACGGAAAGACAGCTAAAGCGAGAGATTGAAAGAGAGCGGGAAATTGCGGAACAGGAGAACCGGCTGAAAGAGTAGGCTCTGAACCAGCCACCCTTATAACTTCTACGTTGGTGACGAAATAAATACTTTCGGTTCAGGGAATACATTATTGAGATTTTTACTGTCCGTTATTTTATTCATTGTTTTTATTAGTGCTCCGGTATCAGCGCAGGATTGGCTGTGGGCATTGGAAATTAAGGGAAAGCTACAAGCTCCGAGATTCTTTGGACATCACATAGAAAAGACCTCAAAAGGTAATCTTTTCATGGTGAGGAGCTTTCAGGACACATTGATGGTGGACAAGGATACGCTATATGCTCCGCTATTGGAAACTGACTTTCCCTTTTTTGCGGAATTTTCTACCTCAGGGAAACTTATTACCTGGAATATTCTGAATTCAGATATCACAGGTACTGTCCGCGGCTTTGCGGTTAAGGACGATCATCAGTTGATATTAGCAGGTGAGTGCTCTACTCCGCAATAACTTACACGAAGCTTTAAGCGGTTCCTGCAGCTCCCGATCCGGCGGTGCTGAAATTATTCCTTCCGGGATCTGCTGACAAAACCCTCAACAATCGTATGTGCGATTTAAGGGCATCACCAAACGAGGAGAATACTTTATATTGAATTCCATGTTTCTCAGCTATTCGCTTCACTATGGGCGATAGGGCCGGGTAATAGGCACTGCTTATATTCGGGAATAGATGATGTTCAATCTGGTAGTTTAGTCCACCCAGAAACGATTCCAAAAATCTTCCCGCCTTGAAGTTGACCGTTGTGCGCAACTGATGCTCAGCCCAGGAAACCGTATCAGAAGATGGCGCAATGGAGAAAGATGTGACCTCTACCTCATGTGCCACAAAGAAAACCAACGTCAATGAAAAGCCTGTAACAGTAACTAACAGGAAATAACCCAGGAGAAATTCTCCAATGGAGATTGGCATTACATATAGTGGTATCACTATCCAAACTAATAAATAGGCTACCTTAAAGCCAACAGCCTCCATTACCTTCCTTTTGTTTAATTTCATCTTTTCGCCATTCCGAAAATTTCTTCCCATTAAATTGAGCGTATTAAAATAATAAATAAGCAAGAAATAGAAAAGTCCGTAAATAATGAAAGCTGATAAAAGCTGGTAGCGGTGTAGCGGACGAAAAGCCGCGTATGGGCTTAAACGAAGCAATGCTGATTCTTTGATGTCCCCATCCAATCCGTGCACGTTTGTATAGGAATGATGGGCGCCATGATTAATTTTCCAGAGGTAGCTGCTCAACCCTAGTAAATCCATGGTATAACCACAATAGCGGCCCAGGCGCTTTCCAGGCATGGTACCATGTAGGACTTCATGGGCAATGTTAAATCCAATACCCGAAATGCAAAATCCGAGGAGAACGATAAGCGAAAAAATCCAACCGGAATGTGGGTTTGTATTCAGAATGATAATATATAAAGCTATTGTAATTGTTAAAAGGAGAATTGCCTTTTTAAATACCCATTTGTTCGCTTTTGTAGATATACCTTTCCTTTGGAAATAAGCCTTCACTTCTCGCCTCAGTTCAGCGTCAAAAGAAGTACTATGGTCAAATGTAAAAGCTTGTGTATCTTTCATTTTTGCGTTTACATTAATACAACTTCGCCTTTTTTCTTTCCCTTAAAATAAACTGGAGACCACATGACGGACTTCAGGATCAACCGGTTTATTTTTGAAAGATAAGCAGGCATTTTTCGCTCAATGTTTAGAAAAAGAATAATCCGAAATTCTTCAGTATTGTTTTGTACTGCATGGATATAGGTATCATCGAACAGAATTCCTGCGCCCGCTTCCCAGCACCGTGTTTCGTTATTTACCGTTATAAAGCATTCCTTGCTTTCTGGCACCAGCAATCCCAAATGATACCTAAGAATTCCTTTGAATTTTCCTGTATGTGGTGGAATGGTAACACCAGGCTCAAGAATGGAAAGCATGGCACAAGACACTTCCGGAAATTTTTTTAGCAAAGCTGTCGTCTCAGGCATTTGAGCGCAATTGTTTTCCCACCAACCCCCAAAAGCCTTCAGGATAAATGTCTTCCAGGCCGGACCATTACTAGTAGAAATCTTTCTGTTGGCACTATCTATTTGATGAAAACGCGGAATGTCATTTACCCTTGTCAAGACTTGCAGTGTTTCTTCCTTAATTGCTTGCCAATTTTCGTTTAGTTCTGAATGAGCCTTGAATACCTCTTCCGGTTGTTTGTAAATGGCTTGTGATTTTACCCGCCAAAAGATGGCTTTATGAAATAAGACCAGGAGCAGTCTTGACTCCACTATCCAGACAATGAGCAGAATTGATAAAATGATAACGAGATAAATCATGATGCTAAGGTTTACCAAACAAAATTTTCAATTTGTTCTTAACTGATGATTGTGCTTTCATGTCTCTGAAAATCTTCTTCATTTCATGAAATGTAGCCTCTAAGAAGTCATTATTCGGAATGTCTTCATCAATGCCATATTCCAATTCACCTTTTACCTCCTTAAATGTTCCAAACATTTTGTCCCAGATCAGTA
The Bacteroidia bacterium DNA segment above includes these coding regions:
- a CDS encoding acyl-CoA desaturase, producing the protein MKDTQAFTFDHSTSFDAELRREVKAYFQRKGISTKANKWVFKKAILLLTITIALYIIILNTNPHSGWIFSLIVLLGFCISGIGFNIAHEVLHGTMPGKRLGRYCGYTMDLLGLSSYLWKINHGAHHSYTNVHGLDGDIKESALLRLSPYAAFRPLHRYQLLSAFIIYGLFYFLLIYYFNTLNLMGRNFRNGEKMKLNKRKVMEAVGFKVAYLLVWIVIPLYVMPISIGEFLLGYFLLVTVTGFSLTLVFFVAHEVEVTSFSIAPSSDTVSWAEHQLRTTVNFKAGRFLESFLGGLNYQIEHHLFPNISSAYYPALSPIVKRIAEKHGIQYKVFSSFGDALKSHIRLLRVLSADPGRNNFSTAGSGAAGTA
- a CDS encoding aspartyl/asparaginyl beta-hydroxylase domain-containing protein — translated: MIYLVIILSILLIVWIVESRLLLVLFHKAIFWRVKSQAIYKQPEEVFKAHSELNENWQAIKEETLQVLTRVNDIPRFHQIDSANRKISTSNGPAWKTFILKAFGGWWENNCAQMPETTALLKKFPEVSCAMLSILEPGVTIPPHTGKFKGILRYHLGLLVPESKECFITVNNETRCWEAGAGILFDDTYIHAVQNNTEEFRIILFLNIERKMPAYLSKINRLILKSVMWSPVYFKGKKKGEVVLM